From one Anopheles bellator chromosome 1, idAnoBellAS_SP24_06.2, whole genome shotgun sequence genomic stretch:
- the LOC131215510 gene encoding uncharacterized protein LOC131215510 → MAPTAGPRIDTSAPTLLVESVLKTTKMARDVERQRTIVRENKELLKKINQICRTKGFMNIDYNFRVHQSLNTEIRERTTRTVERQNRDIYKRIMNRKASVDTNLRPTKRNRSKLGPQSGGHRMVVNFWERSERWLCQLVIEMCPEVTFADLPVAGGRLQMFRIYQGTFVVLRSSIIQQNTERNIKLGTLGSVPKGSVLKRELDGREYFLVTLRRVDNVSDTQLLGLVAPGSMDKLELLNQYGSKYGRLREPIYFEVTGEADGRCF, encoded by the exons ATGGCACCAACCGCTGGGCCCCGGATCGATACAAGTGCGCCAACGCTGCTCGTTGAAAGTGTTCTCAAGACAACCAAAATGGCACGCGATGTCGAACGCCAGCGAACGATTGTGCGAGAAAATAAAGAGCTgctgaaaaaaatcaatcaaatttgtcGGACTAAG GGTTTTATGAACATCGATTATAATTTCCGTGTGCACCAGAGCTTAAACACCGAAATTCGCGAGCGAACAACACGCACAGTGGAGCGTCAAAATCGAGATATTTACAAACGGATCATGAATCGGAAGGCTTCGGTGGACACTAATCTGCGACCGACTAAACGCAACAGATCAAAATTGGGACCCCAATCCGGTGGACATAGGATGGTGGTTAATTTTTGGGAACGTTCCGAACGATGGCTGTGCCAGTTGGTGATCGAAATGTGTCCTGAGGTAACTTTTGCCGACCTCCCCGttgccggtggtcggttgCAAATGTTTCGAATCTATCAAGGCACTTTCGTGGTGCTCCGTTCCAGCATCATCCAGCAGAATACGGAGCGCAACATTAAGCTCGGCACTCTTGGGAGCGTCCCGAAAGGCAGCGTCTTGAAGCGGGAACTGGATGGTAGAGAATATTTTCTCGTAACGCTTCGGCGTGTAGACAACGTTTCCGATACACAGCTGTTGGGACTGGTAGCTCCTGGGTCGATGGACAAACTTGAGCTACTCAACCAGTACGGCTCGAAGTATGGTCGTTTGCGGGAGCCTATCTATTTCGAGGTTACCGGTGAAGCGGATGGAAGATGTTTTTGA